DNA sequence from the Brienomyrus brachyistius isolate T26 chromosome 18, BBRACH_0.4, whole genome shotgun sequence genome:
AAATATGCGTAGAACAGTACAAATATTAGGTGTATTTTCTTTTTGGTTGGATAGTAAATACGGACCTCCACCTTCAGCTATTTTTGCCACTATTTTCTTACAGAGAAAGAATAAAAGCCATGTTTTATCATGCCTACAACAATTATTTGGAAAACGCTTTTCCTTATGACGAGCTGCGACCTCTCACTTGTGACGGTCAGGACACTTGGGGCAGGTAACTTTTGCCTTCTACTCTGGTGATATCAAGAGAACTTGTAACTTTGGCTTTTAAATACTGTGGGGCAGGGATCCCCAACTGCGGTCCTGGGGAGCTACTCCTGTAGGATATCTGCCCTTCCTGACTTCTGATGAGAACAGGCATGGCTCATCAGAAACTACGaaggatagaaaacctgttgGATAGTAGTCGctctccaggaccagagttggagAGCCCTGCTGTAAGGCATCTCTCTAGGATGATAAAGTTGTTGCACTCTTTCCATCTACTACTATAGCTTTTCCCTGACATTAATAGATGCACTGGACACTCTTCTGGTAAGCTTTTTATTTCAGTAATTGCTTAAAAATTGAGGTTTGCTTAGACCCAGACTTTACTTCTGCACACATCCATCATTATTTTATATGGTCTTGTACTATTTTAATGGGTTTCTTtgtggtatttttttttcttagattTTAGGGAACCACACAGAGTTTCAGCGAGTGGCGTCCCTGTTGCAGGACACGATCGACTTTGACATTGATGTCAACGCATCTGTGTTTGAAACCAATATCCGAGGTGAGTCATGCAAAGTTTGGATGCTGCGTTGATTCTCAAAGAAAATAGCAGAATTTTTCTTCCAGTGGTGTTTCCTCAAATTAGAACCATAATTACGCCTCGGGGTTTTTGGTGCTGAAGCCGTAGCTATGATTGTGTTAAAATATTGgactgtgtgcgtgcgtgcgtgtgtgtgtgcgtgcgtccaTGCGTGCGTGCCCCTGCAGTGGTGGGTGGTCTCCTCTCCGCTCACTTGCTGTCCAAGCGAGCTGGTATGGAGGtggagatgggctggccctgtTCCGGACCCCTCCTGCgcatggcagaggaagctgcCAGGAAGCTCCTTCCAGGTGAGCAGCATTGTTTGACCCTGGGCACTACAGGGGCGAGTCAGTCTGCTGGTCAGCTGGCAACAGCAATGACCAAAAACTTGCATATCTGGTGATTTTCAATTGAAAAGTTAGGCACATTTGACAAGTGACACAGCAGCACAAGCAACAATGATAACTGTAAACTGAGAGTATATGTTTCTTTACTTTGTATGATGAAGCTGGAGTCTCAGTTTGcatatgatcagaaggttgttggttcaaatcctggcagagtgatttcacctttgtgcccttgagcaaggtccctagatcctgctttctcagttgttACGTCGCTTTGGGTAGAAGTGTCTCCAAAACAGATCTAAATGTAAAAGGGAACAACCAAGATGGGAATCCAAAGTGAGCGTTCCATCTCTGGAACCTTCCGCAGCTTTCCAGACACCCACAGGGATGCCGTACGGCACGGTGAACCTGCTGATGGGTGTGAGTCCCTCGGAGACGCCGGTGACCTGCACGGCCGGGGTGGGCACCTTCATCCTGGAGTTCGCCGCACTAAGCCGGCTGACAGGCGACCCGGTCTTTGAGACTGTCGCCCGGCGGGCCCTGCTCTCTCTGTGGAAGACACGGTCAGACATAGGATTGGTGAGTCAACCCAAAGCTCCTGACGTCCGAGTCGAGCAAACAGGACGAAGAAAATCCTGTTGGGTGGAGCATTAAGGGTGACGTGCAATTTCTTCACTGTGTCCTCCATATCTGCTCAGGTAGGCAACCATATAGATGTTATTACTTCCAAGTGGGTTGCACAGGATGCTGGCATTGGAGCAGGTGTGGACTCCTATTTCGAGTACCTGGTGAAGGGATCCGTTATGCTGCAGGATGAGGAGCTGCTCTCCATGTTCCTAGGTAACCTCACAAGTTTTGTTTGCCATCTTAACGCATTTGCTGCCACGGACCTTTCTCTGGGACTGAGCTTTTAAAGTTTTGCGAGTTTTGGCGCGCAAGGAATTTCCCAGTTCTGGAGGATTACAGGTCCTCCAAAGACCACATGATAAGGGAACTTGGTAAGAACCATGGTGGATCAGTGGTTAACGCTGCTGCCACCCACCTCTAGGACCGGGGGAGGCGGAGGCTCCACCTTGTCTCCGACTATGTGGAATTTGTATGTTTTCGcctcatcgtggggtttccttgggttctgtgccccatcctgggttattccctgctttgcaccTGTATCTTCCAGAATAGGCAACAGACCTCTCAATCGTCCGTAGAACTaccgggtacagaaaatggaaagatgtgTAGTTGTTTTGTTATTGTATTCCCAAATTCCACAGAGTATAACAAGTCAATTAAGAACTACACCAAATTCGATGACTGGTACCTGTGGGTTGAGATGCACAAAGGGACGGTATCCATGCCTGTCTTCCAGTCCCTGGAGGCCTTCTGGCCAGGATTGCAGGTGAGCAACACAGTAGCATGGACTGCGAATGGACCACCTAGAGGTAGGGCCATATGACCAGCCAAAAAATAGACTCTGAAACTCTAATTGGTGAATAAGCAGCAGTGGGAGCCCCGAGTCCCATTCGTGTCGAGATTCTGCGTTGCCTCACACACAccgctgtctgtctgtctgtgtgtccgtgtgtcagAGCCTGCTGGGTGACCTGGACAGCGCCATGAGGACGTTTCACAACTATTACAGCGTGTGGCGGCAGTTCGGAGGGCTGCCTGAGTTCTACAGCATCCCCCAGGGGTACACCGTGGATAAGCGAGAGGGCTACCCACTGAGGCCAGGTACTCCCACTGAGGCCACAGCAACACATCACCTGATCAGTACCGCCCAGGTCACCTGATCAGTACCGCCCAGGTCACCTGATCAGTACCGCCCAGGTCACCTGATCAGTACCGCCCAGGTCACCTGATCAATAACAAAACAAtctatgaaatgaaagttttaatTAATGTTTTGATGTTGGAAATTCAAATGTTGTTTTTCTTCTATAATCAAAGACCTAAACTGTTATTTTAGATACAGAAATCAGGTGTTTAACTGTTCATCTCTGTCCCCGTCTTAATGTCAAGTGGTAGaatgtcatgtatatattacatcatGTCTTAGTATTTACATTcttatattctatttttattcgcAATACGACCAACGAGAATGATACGTCAGCTTGGTGCTTGATCCATCGCGTTATGTGTGAGAAACTGACATTACAAGATACTTGACTTTGAGAAAATGCCATTTGCTTAACTCTTTCGTTTTAAGTGAATTTTAGGTGAACTGAGTGTGAGACATTTTTGTTCCAGGGCATTGACCTTATCGATGATCTATTTATGTACCCTTGAATCTGGGAAAACATGAGTCACATCCCTCACCAGTCGTGGGTATGTTGATGAATTAATGAGATTTTACTTGCTCGTGCATGCGGTTGCAGAACTGATAGAGAGCGCGATGTATCTGTACCGGGCCACGGGTGACCCCGCCGTCCTGCAACTCGGCCGTGATGCAGTGGAGTCCATCGAAAGGGTCAGCCGCGTCAGCTGCGGCTTTGCCAGTGTGAGTTttctggaacttttctggaacgAGTCATGAATTTGCACAACATGAACTCCTAAAACTCAACGCAGTCATCTTCTGACTGTGGATTATTATCCACCGTATCTGCATTGTTGTAAATAACTCACAAAACTTTATTGTATAGATTTTTGCACATTGTGTCCCAACATTTCTTGCATTGACGTTCCCCTCTGTACCTCATATACTTTTATCAGTCGCACATTGTGTACAGACACTCTTCACTTAACGACTGA
Encoded proteins:
- the edem2 gene encoding ER degradation-enhancing alpha-mannosidase-like protein 2, which translates into the protein MRSLCTSSFAQRLHILHGLLKHFFPYYFCYYLRLARFFMIRYLCTVFCVVQVLPAISYAKRKEDSDQEMAHYRERIKAMFYHAYNNYLENAFPYDELRPLTCDGQDTWGSFSLTLIDALDTLLILGNHTEFQRVASLLQDTIDFDIDVNASVFETNIRVVGGLLSAHLLSKRAGMEVEMGWPCSGPLLRMAEEAARKLLPAFQTPTGMPYGTVNLLMGVSPSETPVTCTAGVGTFILEFAALSRLTGDPVFETVARRALLSLWKTRSDIGLVGNHIDVITSKWVAQDAGIGAGVDSYFEYLVKGSVMLQDEELLSMFLEYNKSIKNYTKFDDWYLWVEMHKGTVSMPVFQSLEAFWPGLQSLLGDLDSAMRTFHNYYSVWRQFGGLPEFYSIPQGYTVDKREGYPLRPELIESAMYLYRATGDPAVLQLGRDAVESIERVSRVSCGFASVKDVRDHKLDNRMESFFLAETVKYLYLLFDPDNFLHNGGLDFETGTGPQSDCVLGAGGYVYNTEAHPLDPAALHCCSQAQGERRELQDILLSLSESLHQPPPAQPEESTGDTPTNFPESIAIKPGSRRKVPLLSCPMQPFSSRLSILGQVFSDST